In Gambusia affinis linkage group LG08, SWU_Gaff_1.0, whole genome shotgun sequence, a single window of DNA contains:
- the usb1 gene encoding U6 snRNA phosphodiesterase produces the protein MLVGYSSSSEEDGEPGSEAMCRNRRRSVEEDEGTRDLPAKKARTEELDPKTRLPLPGCLLSMFPDDDDEALIEDSSLHGGRIRSFKHERGNWATYVYLPYPPEEEFEELLEELLSALGAHGLILTQQEEFHLSLSQTVVLRHHWIQPFTQSLQSGLSQCRRFACSAATLKVYCNAERTRTFLGMEVSTGHAQLLDLVRVVDKTMTEFQLDTFYKEPSFHVSLAWCVGDQTEKMKELLQELQILVDNREEGPFLLRLDCVEVRCRTGNKTFRFSLKTS, from the exons ATGTTGGTTGGttacagcagcagctctgaggaggacgGTGAACCCGGAAGTGAAGCGATGTGTCGAAATAGGCGAAGATCAGTGGAGGAAGATGAGGGAACCCGAGACCTTCCAGCCAAGAAAGCCAGAACTGAGGAGCTGGATCCTAAAACGAG GCTGCCTCTGCCCGGTTGCCTCCTGAGCATGTTCCCTGATGACGATGATGAAGCACTGATTGAAGACAGCTCCCTTCATGGTGGACGTATCCGCTCCTTCAAGCACGAGAGAGGAAATTGGGCCACTTATGTTTATCTGCCTT ACCCTCCTGAGGAGGAATTTGAGGAGCTTTTAGAGGAGTTGCTGTCAGCCTTGGGGGCTCATGGTCTGATACTGACGCAGCAAGAGGAGTTCCACCTGAGTCTGTCTCAGACGGTGGTGCTCAGGCACCACTGGATCCAGCCATTTACACAAAGCCTCCAGTCAGGCCTTTCTCAATGCAGAAG GTTTGCGTGTTCAGCAGCAACGCTGAAGGTCTACTGCAACGCTGAGAGGACAAG GACCTTCTTGGGGATGGAAGTGTCCACCGGTCATGCTCAGTTGTTGGATCTGGTCCGAGTTGTCGACAAAACAATGACCGAGTTTCAATTGGACACTTTTTATAAG GAACCGTCTTTTCACGTGAGTCTGGCCTGGTGTGTGGGAGACCAGACGGAGAAGATGAAGGAACTGTTACAGGAGCTGCAG ATTCTGGTAGATAATCGTGAAGAAGGGCCGTTTCTGTTGAGGTTGGACTGTGTAGAAGTTCGCTGCAGGACAGGAAACAAGACTTTTCGTTTCTCACTAAAGACCTCGTGA
- the znf319b gene encoding zinc finger protein 319 yields the protein MDWAAPAAKLNPYSRARMTEAWQQHAVAPPPVVHAIPAGAENALSCAVYGIVLQPDASSLQQQHGGGQQHAGAQQHTGGQQGQHPSQAQQSSLQVGTESGHKCGTCGHDISHLANPLEHQCMVSQDRSFQCTQCLKIFHQATDLLEHQCVQVEQKPFVCGVCKMGFSLLTSLAQHHTSHNSSNPMKCSICEKTYRLGSSGNTTPTSSSSSQPSSSDGASASSSSSILPFPSARDRPYKCSVCQKGFKHLSELTRHERVHTGEKPFKCDTCDKAFSQSSHLQHHQRTHSNERPFKCAVCEKSFKHRSHLVRHMYVHSGEHLFKCNLCELHFKESSELLHHPCHPQGSRPFRCATCGKGFKRPSDLRQHERTHSEERPFHCDECQMSFKQHYALVRHRRTHKDPSDRPFRCSLCDKGFMQPSHLLYHQHVHGMDNLFKCASCQKEFSQSGELLRHKCGESSNSSPDKPYKCDVCGKGYKKSSTLQRHQNSHCQEKPLKCSLCDRRFLSSSEFVQHRCDPSREKPLKCSDCEKRFKYSSDLNRHRRVHTGEKPFKCDHCSKGFKQREHLTKHQSTHSREGQFKCVWCGERFSDLGSLQDHTVRHTSDGDGYNVPQCM from the exons ATGGA CTGGGCCGCTCCAGCTGCCAAACTGAATCCGTACTCGCGAGCCCGCATGACGGAGGCCTGGCAGCAGCACGCCGTCGCTCCGCCTCCGGTTGTCCACGCCATCCCAGCAGGAGCTGAAAACGCTTTGAGCTGTGCTGTGTATGGGATCGTACTGCAGCCGGACGCCTCATcgttgcagcagcagcatggagGCGGACAGCAGCATGCAGGAGCTCAACAACATACAGGCGGACAGCAAGGGCAACATCCTTCTCAAGCCCAGCAAAGCTCTTTGCAGGTGGGAACAGAGTCAGGACACAAGTGTGGGACGTGTGGACACGACATCTCCCACCTGGCTAACCCGCTTGAACACCAGTGCATGGTGAGTCAGGACAGGTCATTCCAGTGCACTCAGTGTCTAAAGATCTTCCATCAGGCCACAGACCTACTGGAGCACCAGTGTGTTCAGGTGGAGCAGAAGCCGTTTGTGTGTGGAGTATGCAAGATGGGCTTCTCCCTTCTTACCTCGTTGGCTCAGCACCACACGTCGCACAACAGCAGCAACCCCATGAAGTGTTCCATATGCGAGAAGACGTATCGGCTGGGCTCCTCCGGGAACACGACACCCACATCCTCGAGCAGCTCCCAGCCGTCCAGCAGCGACGGGGCGTCGGCGAGCAGCAGCTCGTCCATCTTACCTTTCCCCTCGGCTCGGGACCGACCGTACAAGTGCTCCGTCTGCCAGAAGGGCTTCAAGCACCTCTCCGAACTCACGCGGCACGAGAGAGTGCACACGGGGGAGAAACCCTTCAAATGCGACACGTGCGACAAGGCTTTCAGCCAGTCGTCGCACCTGCAGCACCACCAGCGGACACACAGCAACGAGAGGCCGTTCAAGTGCGCTGTGTGCGAAAAGAGCTTCAAGCACCGCTCGCACCTCGTCCGCCACATGTACGTTCACTCGGGCGAGCACTTGTTCAAGTGCAACTTGTGCGAGCTGCACTTCAAAGAGTCGTCAGAACTGCTTCACCACCCCTGCCACCCCCAGGGCTCCCGACCGTTTCGCTGCGCCACATGCGGGAAGGGCTTTAAACGGCCGTCAGACCTGCGGCAGCATGAGCGCACGCACTCCGAGGAGCGGCCTTTTCATTGCGACGAGTGCCAGATGAGCTTCAAACAGCATTACGCGCTCGTGCGGCACAGACGGACGCACAAAGACCCCTCTGACCGGCCTTTCAGATGCAGTTTGTGCGACAAAGGCTTCATGCAGCCCTCACACCTTCTCTATCACCAGCACGTCCACGGCATGGACAACCTGTTCAAGTGCGCCTCCTGCCAGAAGGAGTTCAGCCAGTCAGGAGAGCTACTCAGACATAAGTGTGGGGAGTCATCCAACTCCTCGCCGGACAAGCCGTACAAATGCGACGTCTGCGGGAAGGGATACAAAAAGAGCTCCACCTTGCAGCGCCACCAGAACTCCCACTGCCAAGAGAAGCCGCTAAAGTGCTCGCTCTGCGACCGGCGCTTCCTGTCCTCCTCGGAGTTCGTCCAGCATCGCTGCGACCCATCCAGGGAGAAGCCCCTCAAGTGCTCTGACTGCGAGAAGCGCTTCAAGTACTCGTCGGACCTGAACCGCCACCGGCGTGTGCACACGGGAGAGAAGCCCTTCAAATGCGACCACTGCAGCAAGGGTTTTAAACAGCGTGAGCACTTGACCAAACACCAGAGCACGCACTCCCGGGAGGGCCAGTTCAAGTGCGTCTGGTGCGGAGAGCGCTTCAGTGACTTGGGCTCTTTGCAGGATCACACTGTGCGGCACACGTCTGATGGAGATGGTTACAATGTGCCACAGTGCATGTGA
- the csnk2a2b gene encoding casein kinase II subunit alpha' isoform X2 produces MPGPVAGSKARVYADVNTLKSREYWDYEAHVPNWNNQEDYQLVRKLGRGKYSEVFEAINITNNEKVVVKILKPVKKKKIKREIKILENLRGGTNIIRLVDTVKDPVSRTPALVFESINNTDFKELYQKLTDYDIRFYMYELLKALDYCHSMGIMHRDVKPHNVMIDHQLRKMYDYSLDMWSLGCMLASMIFQKEPFFHGQDNYDQLVRIAKVLGTDELFGYLRKYHIELDPRFKDLLGQQSRKRWEQFVQTENQHLVSPEALDLLDKLLRYDHQQRLTATEAMEHPYFYPVVKEQSLSNSDNNMVSSGNTTAR; encoded by the exons ATGCCGGGTCCGGTGGCCGGGAGCAAGGCCCGTGTGTACGCAGACGTCAACACCCTGAAGAGCCGGGAGTACTGGGACTACGAGGCCCATGTTCCAAACTGGAA cAACCAGGAGGACTACCAGCTGGTCCGTAAGCTGGGCAGAGGGAAGTACAGTGAGGTGTTCGAGGCTATCAACATCACTAACAATGAGAAGGTTGTGGTCAAGATCCTGAAG CCtgtcaagaagaaaaagatcaaGCGAGAGATAAAGATTCTGGAAAACCTGCGAGGGGGGACCAACATAATCCGTCTCGTGGACACAGTCAAAGACCCGGTG TCGAGGACTCCAGCACTCGTGTTTGAATCCATCAATAACACAGACTTTAAG GAGTTGTACCAGAAGTTGACAGATTATGACATTCGTTTCTACATGTACGAACTACTGAAG GCTCTGGACTACTGTCACAGTATGGGAATCATGCACCGCGACGTCAAACCTCACAACGTGATGATCGACCACCAGTTAAGAAAG atGTATGACTACAGTTTAGACATGTGGAGTCTGGGATGCATGCTGGCCAGCATGATCTTTCAGAAAGAACCATTCTTCCACGGACAAGACAATTACGACCAG CTGGTGAGAATTGCCAAAGTCCTGGGGACCGACGAGCTGTTCGGTTACCTGCGGAAATATCACATCGAACTGGACCCGCGCTTCAAAGACCTGCTAGGACA GCAGAGCAGGAAGCGATGGGAACAGTTTGTGCAGACTGAGAACCAGCATTTAGTGAGTCCTGAAGCTCTGGACCTGCTGGATAAGCTGCTCCGCTACGACCACCAACAGAGACTGACAGCCACCGAGGCCATGGAGCACCCCTACTTCT ATCCTGTAGTAAAGGAGCAGTCTCTATCAAACTCTGACAACAACATGGTTTCTAGTGGCAACACTACAGCACGATGA
- the csnk2a2b gene encoding casein kinase II subunit alpha' isoform X1 produces the protein MPGPVAGSKARVYADVNTLKSREYWDYEAHVPNWNNQEDYQLVRKLGRGKYSEVFEAINITNNEKVVVKILKPVKKKKIKREIKILENLRGGTNIIRLVDTVKDPVSRTPALVFESINNTDFKELYQKLTDYDIRFYMYELLKALDYCHSMGIMHRDVKPHNVMIDHQLRKLRLIDWGLAEFYHPSQEYNVRVASRYFKGPELLVDYQMYDYSLDMWSLGCMLASMIFQKEPFFHGQDNYDQLVRIAKVLGTDELFGYLRKYHIELDPRFKDLLGQQSRKRWEQFVQTENQHLVSPEALDLLDKLLRYDHQQRLTATEAMEHPYFYPVVKEQSLSNSDNNMVSSGNTTAR, from the exons ATGCCGGGTCCGGTGGCCGGGAGCAAGGCCCGTGTGTACGCAGACGTCAACACCCTGAAGAGCCGGGAGTACTGGGACTACGAGGCCCATGTTCCAAACTGGAA cAACCAGGAGGACTACCAGCTGGTCCGTAAGCTGGGCAGAGGGAAGTACAGTGAGGTGTTCGAGGCTATCAACATCACTAACAATGAGAAGGTTGTGGTCAAGATCCTGAAG CCtgtcaagaagaaaaagatcaaGCGAGAGATAAAGATTCTGGAAAACCTGCGAGGGGGGACCAACATAATCCGTCTCGTGGACACAGTCAAAGACCCGGTG TCGAGGACTCCAGCACTCGTGTTTGAATCCATCAATAACACAGACTTTAAG GAGTTGTACCAGAAGTTGACAGATTATGACATTCGTTTCTACATGTACGAACTACTGAAG GCTCTGGACTACTGTCACAGTATGGGAATCATGCACCGCGACGTCAAACCTCACAACGTGATGATCGACCACCAGTTAAGAAAG CTACGCCTTATAGACTGGGGGCTGGCAGAGTTTTACCACCCGTCCCAGGAGTACAACGTCAGAGTGGCCTCTCGATACTTTAAAGGCCCCGAACTTCTGGTGGACTACCAG atGTATGACTACAGTTTAGACATGTGGAGTCTGGGATGCATGCTGGCCAGCATGATCTTTCAGAAAGAACCATTCTTCCACGGACAAGACAATTACGACCAG CTGGTGAGAATTGCCAAAGTCCTGGGGACCGACGAGCTGTTCGGTTACCTGCGGAAATATCACATCGAACTGGACCCGCGCTTCAAAGACCTGCTAGGACA GCAGAGCAGGAAGCGATGGGAACAGTTTGTGCAGACTGAGAACCAGCATTTAGTGAGTCCTGAAGCTCTGGACCTGCTGGATAAGCTGCTCCGCTACGACCACCAACAGAGACTGACAGCCACCGAGGCCATGGAGCACCCCTACTTCT ATCCTGTAGTAAAGGAGCAGTCTCTATCAAACTCTGACAACAACATGGTTTCTAGTGGCAACACTACAGCACGATGA